The proteins below come from a single bacterium genomic window:
- a CDS encoding AMP nucleosidase codes for MDQPAPDKRSRKRQIARETLERYTGSAPDLFQPYVLLTNFQLYAERFAAGAGRSSQRGSAMSAAHDPSAGISLVCFGIGSPNAALIVDVLTAVEPRALLFLGLCGGLSAKHRVGDFFLPTAAIRDDGASHHYLPERVPALPYFLIQRHLSLELDRRGLTCRHGIIHTTGYRFWEFDQSFREVLLAERARAIDMETAAVFAVGFALGLRVGALLLISDLPLTEEGIKTRRSSRAVFDKFTDIHLDVGLSSLLQIQKESG; via the coding sequence ATGGATCAGCCAGCGCCCGACAAGCGCTCCCGGAAACGACAGATTGCCCGCGAAACCCTGGAGCGTTACACAGGCAGCGCGCCGGACCTGTTTCAACCCTATGTCCTTCTGACCAATTTCCAGCTCTACGCCGAGCGTTTCGCCGCGGGCGCCGGGCGCTCCAGCCAGCGCGGCTCGGCCATGAGCGCCGCGCATGATCCCTCCGCCGGGATCAGCCTGGTCTGTTTCGGCATCGGCTCGCCCAATGCCGCCCTGATCGTGGATGTGCTCACCGCGGTGGAGCCGAGGGCGCTGCTGTTCCTGGGCCTGTGCGGGGGCCTGAGCGCCAAGCACCGGGTGGGAGATTTCTTCCTGCCCACCGCGGCGATCCGGGATGACGGGGCCAGCCACCATTACCTGCCCGAGCGGGTGCCGGCCCTGCCCTATTTCCTGATCCAGCGCCACCTGAGTCTCGAACTCGACCGGCGGGGCCTGACCTGCCGCCATGGCATTATCCACACTACCGGGTACCGTTTCTGGGAGTTCGACCAGTCGTTCCGCGAGGTGCTGCTGGCCGAGCGCGCCCGGGCCATCGACATGGAGACCGCCGCCGTGTTCGCGGTCGGGTTCGCCCTGGGGCTAAGAGTGGGGGCGCTGCTGTTGATCAGCGACCTGCCGCTGACCGAGGAAGGGATCAAGACACGGCGCAGCTCGCGCGCCGTGTTCGACAAGTTCACCGACATTCATCTGGATGTGGGACTCAGCTCGCTGTTGCAGATACAGAAAGAGAGCGGCTGA
- a CDS encoding Gfo/Idh/MocA family oxidoreductase, translating into MEPLRVGLAGLNFGKKLALSGTKNRSIQVVACYSRTAASREKFAAEFGCTPCESYNQMLEHPELEAVIVATPNHNHLEQGYEAAVRGKHVFVDKPITNSIKEGEALVSVCRDNGVKLCVGHSTRFSGSYTKIRELVQAGRIGQPLVVEAHFGSSNAFGLRPGDWRWSQATCPSQSLIQMGIHLLDVMRATLGEVVSVSSHFENVMLDMDNPDLSATLLEFESGATGVLVSSYIHNDCYSVWHGSEGLLRYMYWVDDGRIERLDKFGHVDESDHWIDFEPQDSLAVELKDFQGAVREDREPIVNGEEGLRSLAPVLAAVISAREGRRVYIDELL; encoded by the coding sequence ATGGAACCCTTGCGTGTAGGACTGGCCGGACTGAATTTCGGCAAGAAACTGGCCCTGAGCGGCACGAAAAACCGCAGCATCCAGGTGGTGGCCTGCTACAGCCGCACTGCGGCCTCGCGCGAGAAATTCGCCGCCGAGTTCGGCTGCACCCCCTGCGAGAGCTACAACCAGATGCTGGAGCACCCGGAGCTGGAGGCGGTGATTGTCGCCACGCCCAACCACAATCACCTGGAACAGGGCTACGAGGCCGCGGTGCGGGGTAAGCACGTGTTCGTGGACAAGCCGATCACCAACAGCATCAAGGAGGGCGAGGCCCTGGTCTCGGTCTGCCGCGATAATGGAGTGAAGCTCTGCGTGGGCCACAGCACACGCTTTTCCGGATCGTACACCAAAATACGCGAGCTGGTGCAGGCGGGCCGGATCGGACAGCCGCTGGTCGTGGAGGCGCATTTCGGGTCGAGCAACGCGTTCGGCCTGCGGCCCGGAGACTGGCGCTGGAGCCAGGCCACCTGCCCCAGCCAGTCGCTCATCCAGATGGGCATCCACCTTCTTGACGTGATGCGGGCCACCCTCGGCGAGGTGGTGAGCGTGAGTTCGCATTTCGAGAACGTGATGCTGGACATGGACAACCCCGACCTGAGCGCCACGCTGCTGGAGTTCGAGTCCGGGGCCACCGGGGTGCTGGTCTCGAGCTACATCCACAACGACTGCTACAGCGTGTGGCACGGAAGCGAGGGCCTTCTGCGCTACATGTACTGGGTGGATGACGGGCGCATCGAGCGACTGGACAAGTTCGGGCACGTGGATGAGAGCGACCACTGGATCGATTTCGAGCCGCAGGACAGCCTGGCTGTGGAGCTGAAGGATTTCCAGGGCGCGGTGCGCGAGGACCGCGAGCCGATTGTCAACGGCGAGGAGGGCCTTCGCAGCCTGGCCCCGGTTCTGGCCGCGGTGATCAGCGCCCGCGAGGGACGGCGGGTGTATATAGACGAGCTGCTGTAA
- a CDS encoding RidA family protein, translating to MNKLIVAALSLLLTAGALLAQGAEKTEQKPEPPFSNAVKAQGLVFVAGQIGAEPSSGKMEPEIRAQVRQALQNIKAVLEANGSGMDRVVKTTVFLTDIDYFGAMNEEYVKFFPGAKPARSTVAVAALARGALVEIEAVAVDGQAK from the coding sequence ATGAATAAATTGATAGTTGCCGCGCTGTCGCTGCTGTTGACGGCTGGAGCCCTTTTGGCCCAGGGCGCGGAGAAAACGGAACAGAAACCGGAGCCGCCTTTCTCGAACGCGGTCAAGGCCCAGGGGCTGGTTTTCGTGGCCGGACAGATCGGCGCGGAGCCCTCCAGCGGCAAGATGGAGCCGGAGATCCGCGCCCAGGTGCGTCAGGCGCTCCAGAACATCAAGGCTGTCCTGGAGGCCAACGGCTCCGGGATGGACCGGGTGGTCAAGACAACCGTGTTCCTGACAGATATCGACTATTTCGGCGCGATGAACGAGGAGTATGTCAAGTTCTTCCCGGGCGCCAAGCCCGCCCGCTCCACGGTGGCCGTGGCGGCCCTGGCCCGCGGCGCGCTGGTCGAGATCGAGGCCGTTGCGGTGGATGGGCAAGCGAAATAG